From the Megalops cyprinoides isolate fMegCyp1 chromosome 21, fMegCyp1.pri, whole genome shotgun sequence genome, one window contains:
- the LOC118769008 gene encoding protein S100-A13-like, translated as MESAINTLVTQFKTFAGNDGSSDTLSKEELRNLVVSQLPNFVKNGNDPGVIDQLMASLDENNDGELTFLEFWQLIGKLASKQGGFSQ; from the exons ATGGAATCTGCCATTAACACACTGGTCACCCAGTTCAAGACCTTTGCTGGGAATGATGGGTCGTCTGACACCCTGAGCAAAGAGGAGCTCCGTAACCTGGTGGTCTCCCAGCTGCCCAACTTTGTCAAG AATGGCAATGATCCCGGGGTAATTGACCAGCTCATGGCTTCATTGGATGAAAACAACGATGGGGAGCTGACATTCCTGGAGTTTTGGCAGCTGATTGGCAAACTAGCCAGCAAGCAGGGAGGTTTCAGCCAATAG
- the LOC118769157 gene encoding pre-B-cell leukemia transcription factor-interacting protein 1-like → MSDNNNGFNNSWTILTPEETAVGNVGPRDDGSESLADAPGLSEEVTGTAPVLETADAGAKTETAVTEEGLQVTSVSSETDVVNIGPGNDGSEGLADTPGLAEEVTGKVAELRTGDSEAPTELVLSEEGLQVCQETAPEITQSPAPPSPSPSSHVPLSASLETHTPFSPEPDAYTVTTPYSDSHPAVSPTSDSWTHISPAVESITLATPVSDTYTDISPSIESHTPVSPPSDIYTHISPPTESPTIVSSTSDTFTDTSTSPEIPAFVSPTSDTYADVSPAPEVPAPVSPDSFATLSTPASQEEEVLQYQEEVSEPAKTVSDVGPCEDYRGDTVFGEEEGLRRRHVQPASPPDLPVRAGAEEEDEEEEEFRLVERKEEGGLSLNKCIVGALILLSLGSIIFSGIFIDLEDEDDSEVAQLRDPKNPDAKPPTPQEVTELLGKLAEENQQMTLLQAQLQSQKEELNLVLQRAEEMGKEPPAGQTENQSSTVQEGPGTREEKDKSEGGRIWQESGKEKVLTEERKTREGDAQIGAREPERRWTEGEERRGGKKKHWEGGQKEGRREGFQEKDWKKGREEGKEWKHRVDKKERKGESDWKRGKDGGKDKHKEWVEKKERKQVWEKEKERERESPKHGERKREGSWKDKMEKKDHRDERWRKDKKEKDWKPHKDGWKTEKDGSTKKREERGMGKDKIRKERHWQGTVEKAHHRHTHADYWKHQREELENNRPPVDCRGISECARKEGLVPVKLDEFLGVFEGYLSKLGGAAGQSKEAIIRLVREFFIDGVFVHHKMPFREFVEDVADMLEDVVEGDREAEEKMDEFEREALRRFTLPGGGEREGRKRGKESRMWG, encoded by the exons GAAACCGATGTAGTGAACATCGGCCCAGGGAATGATGGGAGTGAAGGTTTGGCAGACACACCCGGCCTCGCTGAGGAAGTGACAG GGAAAGTTGCCGAGTTACGAACAGGGGACAGTGAGGCACCAACCGAATTAGTTCTATCTGAGGAGGGGCTGCAG GTTTGCCAAGAAACTGCTCCCGAGATCACTCAGAGTCCTGCCcctcccagcccctccccttccagcCACGTCCCTTTGAGTGCCAGCCTAGAGACTCATACCCCTTTTAGCCCTGAACCTGATGCATACACAGTCACTACCCCCTATTCTGACAGTCACCCAGCTGTTAGCCCCACCTCGGATTCCTGGACCCATATAAGCCCTGCTGTTGAGAGCATAACCCTTGCAACCCCTGTCTCTGATACCTACACTGACATAAGCCCTTCCATTGAGAGCCACACACCTGTTAGCCCCCCCTCTGATATCTACACCCATATAAGCCCCCCCACTGAGAGTCCTACCATTGTAAGCTCTACCTCCGATACCTTTACTGACACAAGCACGTCCCCAGAGATCCCCGCCTTTGTAAGCCCCACCTCTGATACCTATGCTGATGTAAGCCCCGCCCCTGAGGTCCCAGCACCTGTTAGCCCAGACTCCTTTGCCACTTTGTCCACACCTGCGTCTCAGGAAGAGGAGGTGCTCCAATACCAAGAGGAAGTATCTGAGCCAGCGAAGACAGTGAGCGATGTTGGACCATGTGAAG ATTATCGGGGCGACACAGTAtttggggaggaggagggtctGAGGAGGAGACATGTGCAACCGGCTAGCCCCCCTGACCTTCCAGTGAGAGCAGgggctgaggaagaggatgaggaagaagaggagttTAGACTTGttgagaggaaggaggagggtgGACTTTCTCTGAacaagtgcattgtgggagccCTGATCCTGCTCAGCTTGGGGTCCATAATATTTTCAG GTATCTTCATTGACCTGGAAGACG AAGACGACTCGGAGGTTGCACAGCTCAGAGACCCTAAG AACCCCGACGCCAAACCTCCCACTCCTCAGGAAGTGACGGAGCTACTGGGTAAACTGGCTGAAGAAAACCAGCAGATGACTCTACTACAGGCACAGCTACAG tCTCAGAAAGAAGAGTTAAACCTGGTGCTTCAGAGGGCAGAGGAGATGGGGAAggagccccctgctggccagacAGAGAACCAGAGCTCAACAGTGCAGGAAGGGCCAGGAacaagagaggagaaagacaaGAGTGAGGGAGGCAGAATTTGGCAGGAGAGCGGGAAGGAGAAAGTCTtaacagaggagaggaaaacaaggGAGGGTGATGCACAAATAGGGGCGAGAGAGCCGGAGAGGAGGtggacagaaggagaggagaggagaggagggaagaagAAGCACTGGGAGGGAGGACaaaaagaggggaggagagagggattcCAGGAGAAGGATtggaagaaagggagggaagaggggaaAGAGTGGAAGCACAGAGTtgacaaaaaggaaaggaagggagagagcgaTTGGAAACGTGGGAAGGATGGAGGGAAAGATAAACACAAAGAATGggtggagaagaaggagagaaaacaagtgtgggaaaaagagaaagagagagagagagagtccccAAAAcatggggagagaaaaagagagggatcGTGGAAGGATAAGATGGAGAAAAAGGACCACAGAGACGAGAGGTGGAGgaaggacaaaaaagaaaaggactgGAAGCCACACAAAGATGGgtggaaaacagagaaagatggAAGCACCAAGAAGAGAGAAGAACGAGGGATGGGCAAGGACAAAATCAGGAAAGAGAGGCACTGGCAGGGAACCGTAGAAAAGGCACATCACCGCCACACCCATGCTGACTACTGGAAACATCAGCGAGAGGAACTGGAAAACAATCGCCCTCCGGTGGACTGTAGGGGTATTTCAGAGTGTGCCAGAAAGGAGGGGCTTGTCCCCGTGAAGCTGGATGAATTTCTTGGGGTTTTTGAGGGCTACCTTAGCAAGCTGGGGGGAGCTGCGGGTCAGAGCAAGGAGGCGATCATTCGGCTGGTCAGAGAGTTCTTCATCGACGGCGTTTTCGTTCACCATAAGATGCCGTTCCGAGAGTTTGTGGAAGACGTGGCCGACATGCTGGAGGATGTGGTAGAGGGAGACCGTGAAGCTGAAGAGAAGATGGATGAGTTTGAGAGAGAAGCACTGAGGAGGTTCACTCTGCcgggtggaggagagagggagggcaggaagagggggaaggagagcaGAATGTGGGGCTGA
- the LOC118769295 gene encoding protein S100-A16-like: MESAIQTVVGVFLKSAKGKESLGGKDFQNLVKSQLHNIMTDTDSSEAVKEMRQGLDANQDGKVSFQEYMTLVGYLANMLSQQRTVAQEKPAEKEEVVEDEEEEEAT; the protein is encoded by the exons ATGGAGTCAGCCATTCAGACTGTGGTGGGGGTCTTCCTGAAGTCCGCCAAGGGCAAGGAGAGCCTGGGAGGGAAGGATTTCCAGAACCTGGTCAAGAGCCAGTTGCACAACATCATGACG GACACAGACAGTTCTGAAGCAGTTAAGGAGATGCGCCAGGGGCTAGACGCCAATCAGGATGGGAAGGTCAGCTTCCAGGAGTACATGACCCTGGTTGGCTACCTGGCCAACATGCTGAGCCAGCAGCGCACCGTCGCCCAGGAAAAGCCAGCGGAGAAAGAGGAGGTGGtagaggacgaggaggaggaggaggccacATAG